ttaaaatttaaataaataccaATAGCTAAAACAATaaagtaaataacaaataactaaAAGCAATTAAGTAATTTGTATTGAATAGAATTAAGCAATCAAAACAAAAAGGGGTAAATGTGtaatttgttattttaatacatgtataactaatactcACATAACTTATTCCACCTTCATAATAAGTTATGTAAGTATTAATTATGTAGGATTATAAGAAACTCAACCAAACATTGTATAAAAGTAATATGTGAATAATTTTTATCCTATTTATAAACCAAACATGGtataaaattattcatatattaaCTTTGTGTTTATCCTATAACCAAACGGCCCCTTAGTACTGAAAAAACTATATAGTAGCACATACGTACTTTAATTTGTGACCATTCACACCGATCTGCTTTCATAAGCACTTGTTGGCAAGACTCGGGGGCTGAGTGTTGATTTTTCTGAGATTCATTATGAGGGTGTCTCGTTGTAATATGACCTCCTCCAAGGAAAGGACATGTAGGCTGCGGATCTAGGAGCAACTTTAAACGAGTAAGTGTtggataaatttaaaaaattaaatatgttatATGATTATAAATAAGTAAGCAAATTGACAAAGTAAGAataaaatagacattttaaaaaagttaattaGAATAAGCGGGAGAATAAATAGAGAATTTGATTTATAAAGCCAAGTTGAAgggtaaaaataattttcacccAACTAATTATAATagactatttatttaatttactatattacaatttttaaaaaatcacataaatttatatatatatatatatatatatatatatatgtggtcaCCTTAACTTGATGGCGTCAACATAgataagaaaattaaatttgaataacaaAGCATAAACTCCTACCTTCCATAATTTCAAAACTTGGAGGaaaaccaaagaaaaagaaaggaaataatTAGTGTTTGTCCGGTTTTCTCTCTCCTTGACATTAGCTGATACattcatattttgaaataaaattggtTCAACTTTATTCATTCACATTTCTCCCTCAAATCACTCCTTCACAATTcaccatttttttcttctcaagaacctatataattttctaaaattaattttcttataagtattattatttgtattgaATATAATCGACGTACGTACATATATAGAAACTAGTGGATCAGCACTAGCAATGGCTCATATTAAGATTTTGATATGGGCATGTTGCTTAGCGCTATCGACTAGTTTTGCGTATGGTCTTGGTGTCAATTGGGGTACACAAGCTGCACAAACATTGCACCCTACAACAATTGTTCAAATGCTTAAAGATAACAAGATTGATAAAGTCAAATTGTTTGATTCTGATCATTGGGCTGTCAAGTACTTTGCTGGTACTGGAATTGAGGTCATGCTTGGAATACCAAATAATCAATTGGAAAAGTTTGCAGATGATTATGACTTTGCCAAGGAATGGGTGAAAAATAATGTTAGCTCACATTTGTATGATGGAGGTGTTAGTATCAAGTATGCACAACCCTTTTCCTATCTCTTTATTcctaaatttgaaaataataataataaatgttttcatggttttcaaaAAGCGATAAGTATTTTGTACCTTTTTTTAAAGCTAAAGTGACAAATAAAAAGGATCGAAGGGAGTAATTGATTACGTAATACCAAGTATATACCGTTTTGTTGCGAAGTATAGACATCATTTAATTCAACCATAAGGGCATTAAGAAAGCTTCCTTCTCTCAAAACAAAGCCCCTTCTTATTGCTATTTGTGACATCGAGTGCTTAAGTGAGATCAACGGTCTAAAAGtgttaaaaaaaagttttatgcTATCAGGTAATGATGGACTATATATGATGGTGAATATTGGGGTTCAATTGAATCCCCTTAGTCGAAAAATTGTATTGCATGTATAggttaactttttttttttatgtttgtatgcatgtatgtatatataataaattgtcGAGTATcctttatattaaaatttttgacTTCGACATTACTATCCGATCATCTAAAAATAACGATGGTAACTATGTTCATATAAAGTTGATTTTGTAATATGCTAACTATGTCGatatataatagaaaaatattttatgcaatCACTTTATATATGTTAATCCATTActattggtatttttttcatttcttgaaGGTTTGTGGCAGTTGGAAATGAACCGTTGCTGAAATCATACAATGGTTCATTCTTGAAATCAACATTTCCAGCTTTACAAAATGTACAAAAGGCCTTAAATGCAGCTGGCCTTGGTGACAAAATCAAAGCTACCATCCCACAAAACGCCGACGTTTATGAGTCCGGTGATTCGGGTCCATCACAGGGCGATTTCCGATCGGACATACGGGAACTAATGCAAAAGATTTGTCGTTTCTTCAAAGACAACAACGCCCCTTTCCTCGTAAATATTTACCCTTTCCTTAGTCTACACGAAAATAAACATTTCCCTATAGAATTCGCATTTTTCGATGGTCAAGCGAAGCCAATACGTGACAATGGAATAACATACACTAATATGTTCGATGCAAATTTGGACACATTAGTTGTGTCAATGAAAAAAGCAAGTTGTTCAGGTGTGAAGATAATTGTTGGAGAAATTGGTTGGCCAACGGATGGTGATATAAATGGAAACATCACATTGGCCAAAAAATTTTATAGTGGACTTTTCAAGAAAATGGCTACAAAGAAAGGAACACCACTATACCCTGGATATATTGAgtattatttatttagtttaaCAGATGAAAATCAAAAAAGTATTCAACCAGGAAATTTTGAACGTCATTGGGGTATTTTTAGGTATGATGGAAAGCCTAAATTTCCAATGGATTTCACAGGACAAGGACATGAAGCAATGCCTATTGGTGCAAAGAATATTAAGTATTTGGAGAACAAATGGTGTGTATTGAACAAATATGCTGAAAATATGGGTAAAACTACTTGCAACTTCAAGTActttctaatatattttattttgaaaatttacgTTCCAATATTGGACTGAGATGAGCTTGAATGAAGTAACGTGAACAGTGATTATAGTTTACATAATTAGTAGGTAGTAAATGGTTGGTGCGAGTCAAACTTGGGTGGATCTAAGTAGACTAAATTAATAAAGGGTCGTAATCCAACCTGTCTAGAGTTCGTTTGGGTTAAGATGTTGTTGGATCAAATAATTGATCATAACTCAAATGGTCTCAAACTTACATAGTTATGAATTTGATGGGTCATTTCGTGTTCAACTCGTAAGGTCCTAAAGTCAACAAATAAGTCATAATTCAACACGTGTGAGTGAGTTAGGTACAGCTAGGttactttttttgtttgtttcttaTCTGGTGTTCCGTACTCTTTTTAGGGTTCGATTAATCTGGAGTTGTATGGAAAAGGCCCTACCAATGATATTGTTTTGCTACTAATAAATGGTTAATTTTACCACTTCAACACATATATCGACCGATCCCAATTAATTTGCTTGAGATTGAGGgcgttgttgttattgttatacaGGTAAACTACCTTCAAGTGTACAATATGCTTGCTCTATGTCAGATTGTACAGCAATGACATATGGAGGATCATGCAACAAGTTAGATGCAGATGGAAatgtttcatatgcattcaacATGTATTTCCAGATGAATGGTCAAGATGTGGAGTCTTGTGTTTTTGATGGATTGGCACAAATTGTGGAGAAAAATGCTTCTGTTAATAATTGCCTATTCCCTATTGGTTTGGAGAGTGCTGGAGTAAGAATTGGTTTGGATGCAATGCTTAACATTCTTGTTggtttcttcctctttttgaCACTTCTCTaaacaagaaaaatattgaCAAATTAAGTTTGCTTTTCAATGTCATGTATTAGACATTTGTTTGGTTGAAATATAATTAAGAGGAAGTACTACTACtaatatttactattttaggTCTCTTATTTTGTATGTCTACTTATTATATTACCATAAACACTCAATTTTGTTGTATGGGAAAGAATAAATGTACATAAACATaaaattctctcaaaatttctagAACTCtccttctctctctctcaaaaTTCTCTCAAAATCGTAAACCTAACTCTTTGATTTTCATGAAAATCAAAAGATTTTAGCCTAGAAATCTTTCATAAACTTCAAGCTATGTCTCGTATTATATATTGATTTGTGATTTATTTAGTTTTCAACACTCTTGGAAATTCACATTTACAAATTTTAGTCATCAAGACAATTAAAAAAGTGtgttttttttatgacaaggaAAATCCGCAGCCACTTCTCTTTGGGATCGCATAGGGTAAAACCTCGCTCTTATGCAATATCTTACAAACCACATATGAGAGGTAACCCATACTAGTCAAGCCCGGTGCGACAAGCTCGACTCAGAAAGCAAACCCCTTATTTTCGCTGGCAAGGGTTTCAAACTTGAGCCTTAATTAGCCATCGTAAGGCCGACATGTCTTCATCCCGAAATAAGTAGATGCGGCCCTAAcattttttttgcattttccAAATTTATCTGAGTTAGACATTTTCGAGGTGTTACGCCCCATATGAAGCTCACTGGAAGGCTATTAAGCGCCTTCTTCGATATTTCAAAAACACTGCAAATAATGACCTTCGAATTGCTCCAAGCACCGGTCTTAATATCTCAGGGTTTTCTGATGCTGACTGGGCTGACAACCTCACTGATCGAAGTTCCACAACAGGTTATGTTATTTTTCTTGGCCTTATTCCAGTTAGCTGGTTAAAATAATGTACCATTGCTCGCTCATCTACTGAAGCAGAGTATCGGGCTGTTACTAGTGCTGTTGATGAGACcatttggatgaaaatttttCTCAAAGGACTCCATGTTCAAATCTCCATATCACCTACAATTTTTTGTGACAACCTTGGTGTCACCTACTTATGCGAGAACATGTAAAGATCTAAATCGTCTTTATTttcgattttaaaaaaatcacaagAATTTGGTTTGACTGGGTCTCACCaccccgccagagcgggatggttCTGCCGGGGCTGCGCCTCCAGAGCGGGAAATCGTGGGGCAGAACTTAAgtcaagaatttttttattttctccatttCTCCCAAGTTGATGTTAGAGGTGAGGGTTTCTGCAAAACCCTCCAAAAAtgtaacatctcaaaaatttctatgccaagactcgaaccattttTTTAGGCGTATGGGATCGAACTCATCGActtttgattgtatatatgagttaggatcaatttctaagtattttaagagtattagatgtgttttagggtcataagggatctctaacaccaagccgattcCAAAGAATGtttatcggctaagtttccgaataagttcgtataagggtcaacttcaaacgaccatatctcctagaatataatgcattgggtggcccataacctatcaaactaaaggtcattgagtcttctttccaacaccactaaaattgcattttttagagttcggagtaaaaCGTTATGCTCAGTCGACAAGAAGGGTGCGTGATAAGTCCGCGTCGCAGACCTGTCGCGGACTTAGCCAATTTTTCCAAATTTCATTTATTGTCGACCAAAAAGGTGCGCGACACGTCCGCGTCACGGACCTATCGCGGACTtgtccagttttccagattttgtggggacattttgggaaaattacctaatatctatatatacgaacttgAACGCGTTTTGGGATATTGTTtttcagtctttcacctccaaagaactctaatcttcatcctcctctctctcaaatcatcccctccaattcttctctcaaactcaaggattcaaggctcctcattgaagactaagaatcaaactttattaaaagcTTCAATCTAAGGTATgcgggttttcatccatggattcttccacccatggagcccaaatgttttctcaacctagcatttcaattcaaaatgatgaaatcttatgagtttttacatgatggttctaaatgcataaattatgttatatttgaattttatttacttatattgatatatattgactctcacttccaagtgatgagtttttatggatttccatactacgatttcaaatgtatatattcttaaatatttgaagttatttatctatattgacttatgttgattcttatttacatgaaatggatgacttatcaatgttcttatatgaaggtttaaaaggtagttttaaagtgcatatggtgggttgtttttaagatgtttgatttgatacattcatatcactctcatgcatacaagtattctttaaatgtatttgaaggtctttttgaaatgaacccacctagtttcttattataaagcaaagttgaaatgaagtttgacaccaaatgaatgtttgacaatgtctacaaatgagtttaaaggtgttctttgcaaataagttttgtgaatgatgattctataatgttcaagcaagttaatgatagggtgagttaaggccctaaagatattttatggATAAAGATATATGATGAAGAAATGTCTACATTCACATCATATGAGACAAAGTTAaagagctattctatgattttgttcttatgaagaatggacgggtagtagatatggcccctcccacacgATGAATGACTTTGTGttttatggtttgtctattccgttgagagtttacctagcaccgagtggaccttgggataggaatTCTCTCTCGTAGCAAAGGCAAGAGACCCGTAGaaagatcccattgtcccataactacgtgccacaataggaagaaggatcacccgttagtaaaggcttgattccttagaaaggatcacccattagtagaggcttgattccttagaaaggtcacccattagtagaggcttgatatggtttcttataatgactcatgaCTACCtctataataattaagtttcttttatgaatcatgatagtttctatatttcattgactaagcttcataactccaaAAGGTATTTCAAATGAATACAAGGTTCTAGTATGGTCCATTATTTCACCTTattatataatgatatattgcattgcatactcatatatttagtacattcaaagtactaacgcatacttttgcctacatgatatcaccatgtaggaatcgacgtcgctcctcgacctccttcacgtggctagctcgaattagttgaagattgcttgtggtgagttcccatatttcgggaacaacatcctttttattctaagcttatgttatgtagaatagtaagacttttattaaggcatttcttgacacttattttgagggtgagttagggacatgtcttatcccccgtcAAGTCTATTAGTAGGTATATTTGGACACAAATtgaaaatgtttttatttccaattattattgtttatcattatcaataaaatgcttaatgaatgctaagaggcttgggtgaggtaccttcgagtgtctcattcgccgtgtcacgtctaggccctaggcttgggtcgtgacaaaaaagGTTGCTcttgaagaaagaagaagaggggaGAGAATCGCAGCTTTTGGAAAGCTTTAACTCATGGAATTCAATCTGG
This Solanum dulcamara chromosome 1, daSolDulc1.2, whole genome shotgun sequence DNA region includes the following protein-coding sequences:
- the LOC129887103 gene encoding glucan endo-1,3-beta-glucosidase 8-like is translated as MAHIKILIWACCLALSTSFAYGLGVNWGTQAAQTLHPTTIVQMLKDNKIDKVKLFDSDHWAVKYFAGTGIEVMLGIPNNQLEKFADDYDFAKEWVKNNVSSHLYDGGVSIKFVAVGNEPLLKSYNGSFLKSTFPALQNVQKALNAAGLGDKIKATIPQNADVYESGDSGPSQGDFRSDIRELMQKICRFFKDNNAPFLVNIYPFLSLHENKHFPIEFAFFDGQAKPIRDNGITYTNMFDANLDTLVVSMKKASCSGVKIIVGEIGWPTDGDINGNITLAKKFYSGLFKKMATKKGTPLYPGYIEYYLFSLTDENQKSIQPGNFERHWGIFRYDGKPKFPMDFTGQGHEAMPIGAKNIKYLENKWCVLNKYAENMGKLPSSVQYACSMSDCTAMTYGGSCNKLDADGNVSYAFNMYFQMNGQDVESCVFDGLAQIVEKNASVNNCLFPIGLESAGVRIGLDAMLNILVGFFLFLTLL